A DNA window from Paenibacillus andongensis contains the following coding sequences:
- a CDS encoding YkoP family protein translates to MTASLMKTSLQSLWMMWEHVFDFLNRFRCESVWGYGICKLVVRQHRGKSITCQDGRRILVGDWVGELHLDNRQVLKLTRTVGADRAGLSTARLFRLAIKQISQELDSNPELVKVQALTGITLLHRGIIHGIGFEQHPIESKWQQQFYASYLRMLLRMLHPEGKQRVGQSTKKLSPMMLVISKQSLKERFTVRKKDSKPLPHDSYKDLQNQGKKEAVS, encoded by the coding sequence ATGACAGCATCACTTATGAAAACATCCTTACAGTCCCTCTGGATGATGTGGGAGCACGTTTTTGACTTCTTAAACAGATTTCGATGCGAGTCTGTGTGGGGATATGGCATATGTAAATTGGTGGTCAGGCAGCATCGTGGCAAAAGTATTACCTGTCAAGATGGGCGTCGGATACTCGTCGGAGATTGGGTAGGTGAACTTCATCTGGATAATCGGCAGGTACTGAAGCTTACACGTACGGTCGGTGCCGATCGAGCAGGGTTGAGTACTGCGCGCTTGTTTCGTCTTGCAATCAAGCAAATAAGTCAGGAGCTGGATAGCAATCCGGAACTGGTGAAAGTTCAGGCTTTAACCGGGATTACGCTGCTTCACCGGGGGATCATTCACGGAATAGGGTTTGAACAGCATCCCATCGAGTCCAAATGGCAGCAACAATTTTATGCGAGTTATCTTCGCATGCTTCTTCGTATGCTGCATCCGGAAGGGAAACAGCGAGTCGGGCAAAGCACCAAGAAGTTATCTCCCATGATGCTGGTGATAAGCAAACAGTCTCTGAAGGAACGTTTTACGGTACGGAAAAAGGATTCAAAACCATTACCTCATGATAGTTACAAGGATTTACAGAATCAAGGGAAGAAAGAGGCGGTCTCATGA